The Synergistaceae bacterium nucleotide sequence ACAGAAATATGTTGTTGCCCACATTGAATAACGTTCGAGTTGAGATGCAGATCCACGAGAACCAATACCGATTCGAACGGCAATATCCCGTCGTTATGGAGGTAACGGCGAAGCTGTCGCTGGAAGGCAAATTGTCGTGCTCTATCTTCAAAAAGCTCAACGACGTTCAGCTTTCTACAAGTGAAGGCGATCACGTTTCTCGGCGCAATAATGAAACGCAATTGAACGAGGAAATGATACTGCCTCTTCTGGCTTTTTACCGAGCCGGGCGCAACTGGACTACATCCTCTGGAAAAAGAAGCGACATTCAGGCCATTCAACATAAAGTATCACGGAAAGACGCCTATAACGACTGGCAGAACGCGGCGGCGAACGTGAACGCGCTGACGGATTGGGTGCTGGTGAAAACCATGGAGCGGCTCCAAACTTTTGCGGAAACGGGTCTCCCGCCAAACGACACGGATAACGCTAACGACGAGCTGTCCCTTATCAACCGGGCCATCGCCATCGCCATCGAAGAGGCTAAGGGATTGCGGTACGACATAAAACAAAAAAACGTTTTGATGGAGTGGAAGCCGGAGAGCGGAAAACCAATAGCTTTGTTCGACAGTCTGAGCGATGGGCAGCGCGCAGTGGCGGCGCTAGTGGCGGATATCGCGCGCCGCGCCTGTATTCTCAATCCGCAACTGGGCACTGACGTTTTGAGCAAGACTCCCGGAGTCGTGCTGATCGATGAACTCGACCTACACCTTCACCCACAGTGGCAGAGACACTTGCCAAACGGCCTGAAAAAAGCGTTTCCGGAGATGCAGTTTATAACCACCACACATTCGCCGCAGGTGTTGAGCGAACTCGCTCCGAACGAGATACTGCTGTTGGGCGAGGAAAGTGCCGAACACCCGGAGGCCAGTTATGGACTGAACTCCGACCGCGTTCTGGAGGATATTATGGATACCGCCTCACGTCCTCAAGGAATAAGGGATGAATTGTTGAACCTATTTGCTGCCATTGAAAGAGGCGAACTGGACGAAGCAAAGCGACTTGCCGGGGAATTGTCTAGTAGAGTTCCATACATACCTGAAATAGCAAGCGCAAGGGCACTCATCAAACGCAAGGAGATCATTGGAAGATGATCCGGATTAACAAAAATCCGGAACCGGGTTGGCTTCTGAAGCGAAAAACACACGCAATCTCCAAGGGAAAAGGATCGCTTTCTTACGATGATCTTTTCGATCAAGATCGTATCCTTCTGCGAAAAGCACTGATCGAAGAACAAGGCGGCTTATGTTGCTATTGCGGCCGGCGAATCAATACCGGCAACAGCCACAACGAACATTTCAGGCCGCAATCTTCTTATCCTGACCTTGCGGTAGATTATGAAAATATCCATGCTTCCTGTATCAGGGAGACCAAACCCAACGATATTTTGCATTGCGGACACGCCAAGAAAGATAAATTCGATGAATCTTGCTGTATGTCTCCGCTTGAAGACGATTGTGAGGAGCGCTTTCTCTACACTCTCGAGGGACAAATTCTGCCAAAAGACAAAAATGACGAGAAAGCCAAGTACATGATAGAACTCCTGAAGCTAAACGCAGGCCCGATTCTTGGCAGACGCAAGACTGTATTGGCTCAGGTTTTGCCGCCGGATCTGCTGGACAATATGTCGAGTGATGAGCTTCAAAAACTGCGCTCGGCATATCTAGAGCGCGACGAGAACGGTTGTTTTCAAGAGTTCAAACAAGTATTGAGCCGATATATCGACCAAAATATGCCTGCGCACGCATCCTAGTGGCCGACATCTCGAATAACTCGTTGAGTTTAACTTGAAAATTGAGTTTAACTTGAAAAGGGGAGATCAAGCAGATGGGTAATTTCGACTTTTTGTA carries:
- a CDS encoding AAA family ATPase; protein product: MPTFRADLKEGIFLYLESIRLINYACFKEITVEFTSGFNVVAGVNGIGKTSLLEAIGEYLLFYRNMLLPTLNNVRVEMQIHENQYRFERQYPVVMEVTAKLSLEGKLSCSIFKKLNDVQLSTSEGDHVSRRNNETQLNEEMILPLLAFYRAGRNWTTSSGKRSDIQAIQHKVSRKDAYNDWQNAAANVNALTDWVLVKTMERLQTFAETGLPPNDTDNANDELSLINRAIAIAIEEAKGLRYDIKQKNVLMEWKPESGKPIALFDSLSDGQRAVAALVADIARRACILNPQLGTDVLSKTPGVVLIDELDLHLHPQWQRHLPNGLKKAFPEMQFITTTHSPQVLSELAPNEILLLGEESAEHPEASYGLNSDRVLEDIMDTASRPQGIRDELLNLFAAIERGELDEAKRLAGELSSRVPYIPEIASARALIKRKEIIGR
- a CDS encoding TIGR02646 family protein, whose protein sequence is MIRINKNPEPGWLLKRKTHAISKGKGSLSYDDLFDQDRILLRKALIEEQGGLCCYCGRRINTGNSHNEHFRPQSSYPDLAVDYENIHASCIRETKPNDILHCGHAKKDKFDESCCMSPLEDDCEERFLYTLEGQILPKDKNDEKAKYMIELLKLNAGPILGRRKTVLAQVLPPDLLDNMSSDELQKLRSAYLERDENGCFQEFKQVLSRYIDQNMPAHAS